One window of the Saccopteryx bilineata isolate mSacBil1 chromosome 2, mSacBil1_pri_phased_curated, whole genome shotgun sequence genome contains the following:
- the AIRE gene encoding autoimmune regulator, with protein MAGEVRTGGDAPLRRFLRLHRTEIAVAVDSAFPLLHALADHDVVPEDKFQETLRLKEKESCPQAFHALLSWLLTQDAAVILDFWRVLFKDYNLERYARLQPILDSFPKDVDLSQPRKGRKPPAGPKTTGPLPRPPTKRKALEEPRTAPPIALSPRGTSSPGSQAKAKAPKKQENTTEPQRLPLGNGIQTMSASVQRAMAVSSGDVPGGCGAVEGILIQQVFESGGTQKCIKVGGVYTPSKFEDPCGGKNKARSSSGLKTLDRAKGTQVAAPAGGDPRVGQQGKVPASPTLSSEPQLQQKNEDECAVCRDGGELICCDGCPRAFHLACLSPPLQEIPSGTWRCSSCLQGRAQRDLPRSEELPAETPVILGLRSSGEEVKRLLRDPQAGIDMAVTYKHLLTPPSAASLPVLDPSALHPMLCVGPEVQQGPASGARCGVCGDSTDALRCAHCAAAFHWRCHFPFGALPGAVLRCRSCSGDPAPTPGEGASAQNPARQAPASAKVGDDSTGHEPVLHRDDLESLLSEHSFDGILQWAIQSMSRPLAEAPTFPS; from the exons ATGGCTGGCGAGGTCCGCACCGGCGGGGACGCGCCGCTGCGCCGCTTCTTGAGGCTGCACCGCACCGAGATCGCCGTGGCGGTGGACAGCGCCTTCCCGCTTCTGCACGCGCTGGCCGACCACGACGTGGTGCCGGAGGACAAGTTCCAG GAGACACTGCGTCTGAAGGAGAAGGAAAGCTGCCCACAGGCTTTTCATGCACTCCTCTCCTGGCTCCTGACCCAGGATGCGGCTGTCATCCTGGACTTCTGGAGGGTTCTCTTCAAGGATTACAACCTAGAGAGATATGCCCGGCTGCAGCCCATCCTAGACAGCTTCCCCAAGG ATGTGGATCTCAGCCAGCCCCGGAAGGGGAGGAAGCCCCCTGCTGGCCCCAAGACCACAGGGCCGCTGCCCAGACCCCCAACCAAGAGGAAGGCCCTGGAGGAACCTCGGACTGCCCCACCCATAGCCCTGTCCCCGAGGGGTACCTCCAGCCCAG GCTCTCAGGCGAAGGCCAAGGCGCCCAAGAAGCAGGAGAACACCACAGAGCCACAGCGCCTCCCACTGGGGAATG GAATTCAGACTATGTCTGCTTCAGTCCAGAGAGCCATGGCTGTGTCATCTGGGGATGTCCCAGGAGGCTGCGGGGCTGTGGAGGGGATCCTTATCCAGCAGGTGTTTGAGTCAG GTGGCACCCAGAAGTGCATCAAGGTTGGGGGGGTATACACGCCCAgcaagtttgaagacccctgcggGGGGAAGAACAAAGCCCGCAGCAGCAGTGGCCTGAAGACCCTGGACCGAGCAAAGGGGACCCAGGTTGCTGCCCCT GCTGGAGGGGACCCAAGGGTAGGCCAGCAGGGCAAGGTCCCAGCATCTCCTACCCTCTCCAGTGAGCCCCAGCTCCAGCAG AAGAATGAGGACGAGTGTGCAGTGTGCAGGGATGGTGGGGAGCTCATCTGCTGTGATGGCTGCCCCCGAGCCTTCCATCTGGCCTGCTTATCCCCACCACTCCAGGAAATCCCCAG TGGGACCTGGAGGTGCTCCAGCTGCCTCCAGGGAAGAGCTCAGCGTGACCTGCCCAGGTCTGAGGAGCTGCCTGCAGAGACACCG GTCATCCTGGGACTGAGGTCCTCAGGAGAGGAGGTGAAGAGACTTCTCAGGGATCCCCAGGCTGGGATAGACATGGCTGTCACCTACAAGCACCTGCTGACCCCACCTTCGGCAGCATCCCTGCCTGTACTGGACCCGTCAGCCCTACACCCCATGTTATGTGTGGGCCCTGAGGTGCAGCAG GGCCCGGCGTCCGGTGCGCGATGCGGAGTGTGCGGGGACAGCACAGACGCGCTGCGGTGCGCGCACTGCGCCGCTGCCTTCCACTGGCGCTGCCACTTTCCCTTCGGCGCTCTGCCCGG GGCTGTCTTGCGCTGCAGATCCTGCTCCGGAGACCCCGCCCCGACCCCCGGGGAGGGGGCGTCCGCCCAGAATCCAGCCCGCCAGGCTCCCGCGTCCGCCAAG GTGGGGGATGATTCTACTGGTCACGAGCCCGTTCTGCACAGAGATGACCTGGAGTCCCTCCTGAGCGAG CACTCCTTTGATGGCATCTTGCAGTGGGCCATCCAGAGCATGTCCCGTCCGCTGGCCGAGGCGCCCACCTTCCCCTCCTGA